In Sulfitobacter sp. OXR-159, one DNA window encodes the following:
- the def gene encoding peptide deformylase — protein MSVLKVLRWPDPRLAETCAPIEEITPEIETLAADMLETMYAAPGRGLAGPQVGAMLRIFVIDAGWKEDKSDPLVCINPMFQEIGEERVTNTEGCLSIPGISTDISRPSQVQMVWTGLNGGRYVQSFEGAAALIAQHEMDHLDGVVTFDHLDAETRAAKIAEFEAQ, from the coding sequence ATGAGCGTGCTAAAGGTTCTTCGCTGGCCCGACCCACGTCTGGCCGAGACCTGCGCGCCGATCGAAGAGATCACGCCAGAGATCGAAACGCTGGCCGCGGATATGTTGGAGACGATGTATGCCGCGCCGGGGCGGGGCCTTGCCGGGCCGCAGGTCGGCGCAATGCTGCGGATCTTCGTGATTGATGCGGGCTGGAAGGAAGACAAATCCGACCCGCTGGTTTGCATCAATCCGATGTTTCAAGAGATCGGCGAAGAGCGCGTGACCAATACCGAAGGCTGCCTAAGCATTCCGGGCATCAGCACCGACATCTCGCGCCCATCGCAGGTGCAGATGGTTTGGACCGGGCTGAACGGAGGCCGCTATGTGCAGAGTTTTGAAGGCGCCGCCGCGCTGATCGCGCAGCATGAGATGGACCACCTTGATGGCGTGGTGACATTCGATCATCTGGATGCGGAAACCCGCGCTGCCAAGATTGCGGAGTTTGAAGCCCAATGA
- the def gene encoding peptide deformylase, with translation MKRPILLHPDPRLKKAAAPVADLSDELRVLGDDMLTTMYDAPGIGLAAPQIGVLSRVIVLDCVKEEGEAPRPLLMFNPEIVTSSDDLSTYEEGCLSIPEQYADVTRPAEVEVRWLDRDGKEQQEAFDGLWATCVQHEIDHLDGKLFIDYLKPLKRQMITRKMVKLKRELARG, from the coding sequence ATGAAACGCCCGATCCTTTTGCACCCCGATCCACGGCTCAAGAAAGCCGCAGCCCCTGTCGCCGACCTCAGCGACGAGCTGCGCGTGCTGGGCGATGATATGTTGACCACCATGTATGACGCGCCGGGCATCGGCCTTGCCGCGCCGCAGATCGGCGTGCTTAGCCGGGTGATCGTGCTCGATTGCGTCAAGGAAGAGGGCGAAGCGCCGCGCCCGCTGTTGATGTTCAACCCTGAGATTGTGACCTCTTCGGATGACCTCAGCACCTATGAAGAAGGCTGCCTCAGCATTCCTGAGCAATACGCCGATGTGACCCGCCCGGCTGAGGTTGAGGTCCGCTGGCTCGACCGTGACGGCAAAGAGCAGCAGGAGGCGTTTGACGGCCTCTGGGCGACCTGTGTGCAGCATGAGATTGACCACCTCGATGGGAAGCTTTTCATCGATTACCTCAAGCCGTTGAAGCGCCAAATGATCACCCGCAAGATGGTGAAACTGAAGCGCGAGTTGGCACGCGGATGA
- a CDS encoding MalY/PatB family protein, producing the protein MSFDDIIDRRGTHCSKWDKMEAIYGVPADTGIAMWVADMDFRPPQVVQDALQAQIDHGVHGYFGDDSEYLAAIQWWMENRHGWKVDADAIFTNHGLVNGTAMCVDAFTQPGDGVVLFTPVYHAFARVINAAERRVVECPLTNASGRYEMNFDAYDALMTGDEKMVILCSPHNPGGRVWSREELQGVADFAKRHDLVLVSDEIHHDLVMPGHKHIPMAHIGGIEDRLVMMTATTKTFNIAGGHTGNVIIHDPKLRQRFAQRMAALGVSANSFGLIMATAAYSPEGAAWVDELTAYLDRNRQIFDDAVNAIPGLGSMPLESTYLAWVDFSGTGMDPAEFQKRVEKSAAIAANHGATFGTGGESFMRFNLATPRARVEEACNRLAKAFSDLQ; encoded by the coding sequence ATGAGCTTTGACGACATCATCGACCGGCGCGGCACCCATTGTTCGAAATGGGACAAGATGGAAGCGATCTATGGCGTGCCTGCAGACACGGGCATCGCCATGTGGGTGGCCGACATGGATTTCCGCCCCCCGCAGGTGGTGCAGGACGCGCTTCAGGCCCAGATCGACCACGGGGTGCACGGGTATTTCGGCGACGACAGCGAATACCTTGCCGCGATCCAATGGTGGATGGAAAACCGTCACGGCTGGAAGGTCGACGCCGATGCGATCTTTACCAACCACGGTCTGGTGAACGGCACCGCGATGTGCGTCGATGCCTTCACCCAGCCCGGTGATGGCGTGGTGCTGTTCACCCCGGTCTATCACGCCTTCGCCCGCGTGATTAACGCCGCCGAGCGGCGCGTGGTGGAATGCCCGCTGACCAATGCCTCGGGCCGCTATGAGATGAATTTCGACGCCTATGACGCCCTGATGACCGGGGATGAGAAAATGGTGATCCTCTGCTCGCCGCATAACCCCGGCGGGCGTGTCTGGAGCCGCGAAGAACTGCAAGGCGTGGCCGATTTCGCCAAGCGGCACGATCTGGTGCTAGTTTCGGATGAAATCCACCACGATCTGGTGATGCCGGGGCACAAGCACATCCCCATGGCGCATATCGGCGGAATCGAAGACCGTCTGGTGATGATGACCGCCACGACCAAGACTTTCAACATCGCCGGCGGCCATACCGGGAACGTCATCATTCACGACCCCAAGCTGCGCCAACGCTTCGCCCAGCGCATGGCGGCTTTGGGCGTCTCGGCGAACTCCTTCGGGCTGATCATGGCAACGGCGGCCTATTCCCCCGAGGGTGCAGCGTGGGTGGATGAACTGACCGCCTATCTGGACAGAAACCGGCAGATCTTCGATGACGCGGTGAACGCGATTCCGGGGCTAGGTTCGATGCCGCTGGAATCGACCTATCTGGCTTGGGTGGACTTTTCGGGCACCGGGATGGACCCGGCGGAGTTTCAGAAACGTGTCGAGAAAAGTGCCGCCATCGCTGCCAACCACGGCGCGACATTTGGCACCGGCGGCGAAAGCTTCATGCGTTTCAACCTCGCCACGCCACGTGCACGGGTTGAAGAAGCTTGCAACCGGCTCGCCAAAGCCTTCAGCGATCTGCAGTAA
- a CDS encoding glutathione S-transferase family protein, giving the protein MGLLVDGKWQDKWYDTKSSGGKFERAAAKFRNWVTADGSAGPSGDGGFKAESGRYHLYVSYACPWAHRALIFRQLKGLENHIGVSVVHPDMLGEGWTFDDDFPGATGDTLFGLPYARDIYTRADPNFSGRVTVPILWDKERETIVSNESAEIIRMFNSAFNEITGNRDDYHPAALHDRIEEVNARVYDTLNNGVYKAGFATTQEAYDAAVHPLFDTLDWIEYILSENRYLAGDRMTEADWRLFTTLVRFDKVYHLHFKCNRNRIIDYPNLWAYTRELYQVPGVAETVNFDHIVRHYHYSHDTINPHRIIPINPVLDFDAPHGRG; this is encoded by the coding sequence ATGGGCCTATTGGTTGACGGAAAATGGCAAGACAAATGGTATGATACCAAATCCTCAGGCGGCAAGTTTGAGCGCGCCGCAGCGAAGTTTCGCAACTGGGTAACCGCCGATGGCAGCGCCGGCCCCAGCGGCGACGGCGGGTTCAAAGCAGAATCGGGCCGCTATCACCTCTATGTCAGCTATGCCTGCCCTTGGGCACATCGCGCGCTGATCTTCCGCCAGTTGAAGGGGCTGGAGAATCACATCGGCGTGTCGGTCGTACACCCCGATATGCTGGGCGAAGGCTGGACCTTTGATGATGACTTCCCCGGTGCCACCGGCGACACCCTCTTTGGCCTGCCCTATGCCCGCGACATCTATACCCGTGCCGATCCCAATTTCTCGGGCCGCGTCACCGTGCCGATCCTCTGGGACAAAGAGCGCGAGACCATCGTCAGCAATGAGAGCGCCGAGATCATCCGCATGTTCAACAGCGCCTTTAATGAGATCACCGGCAACCGCGACGATTACCACCCCGCCGCGCTGCACGACCGCATCGAAGAGGTGAACGCACGCGTTTATGACACGCTCAATAATGGCGTCTACAAAGCCGGTTTCGCCACCACGCAGGAGGCCTATGACGCCGCCGTGCATCCGCTCTTCGACACATTGGATTGGATCGAATACATCCTGTCGGAAAACCGCTACCTTGCAGGCGACAGGATGACCGAGGCCGACTGGCGGCTCTTCACCACGCTGGTGCGCTTCGACAAGGTCTATCACCTGCACTTCAAGTGTAACCGCAACCGGATCATCGATTACCCGAACCTCTGGGCCTATACGCGCGAACTCTATCAGGTGCCCGGCGTGGCCGAGACGGTGAACTTCGACCACATCGTGCGGCACTACCACTACAGCCACGACACGATTAACCCGCATCGGATCATCCCGATCAACCCGGTGCTGGATTTCGACGCGCCGCACGGGCGCGGCTGA
- the cobD gene encoding threonine-phosphate decarboxylase CobD: MQQPDQRDHGGGVDAAAARFGGRRAEWIDLSTGINPQPYPIPALPAEAWNALPDAAAQTALVDAARAFWKVPPDAALLAVPGASSAIARIPALAPKGRVRIPGPTYNEHAASFAENGWQVVEEGNTDAAVHVHPNNPNGRLWQVAEVTAPLSIIDESFCDITPDATLMAQATTSGTLILKSFGKFWGLAGLRLGFVIGDPALVARLGQMLGPWPVSGPALHIGAAALRDGAWAEAMRARLATDATRLDTMMTEAGAQIVGGTPLFRLYEVDDAQAWQERLAQHHIWTRVFPYNPRWLRLGLPPADGWSRLERALA, from the coding sequence ATGCAACAGCCAGATCAGCGCGACCACGGCGGCGGTGTCGATGCGGCAGCGGCGCGTTTCGGCGGGCGGCGGGCGGAGTGGATCGACCTGTCGACCGGGATCAATCCGCAGCCCTATCCGATCCCCGCCCTGCCTGCTGAGGCGTGGAACGCGCTTCCCGATGCGGCAGCGCAAACCGCGCTTGTGGATGCCGCCCGCGCCTTCTGGAAGGTGCCACCGGATGCTGCGCTGCTGGCCGTGCCGGGCGCATCCTCGGCCATTGCGCGCATCCCGGCGCTCGCCCCGAAAGGCCGCGTGCGCATCCCCGGCCCGACCTACAATGAACATGCCGCAAGCTTTGCCGAGAACGGCTGGCAGGTGGTCGAAGAGGGCAACACCGATGCTGCAGTCCATGTGCACCCCAACAACCCCAACGGGCGGCTTTGGCAAGTGGCAGAGGTCACCGCCCCCCTCAGCATCATCGACGAAAGCTTTTGCGACATCACCCCTGATGCCACCCTCATGGCGCAGGCCACAACATCCGGCACATTGATCCTCAAAAGTTTCGGCAAGTTCTGGGGTCTGGCCGGGCTGCGGCTGGGCTTTGTCATTGGTGACCCGGCCTTGGTGGCACGGCTTGGCCAGATGCTCGGCCCTTGGCCGGTAAGCGGCCCGGCTTTGCATATCGGCGCGGCGGCTTTGCGGGATGGCGCTTGGGCCGAAGCGATGCGGGCCCGGCTGGCGACTGACGCCACCCGTCTCGACACAATGATGACCGAAGCGGGCGCGCAGATCGTCGGCGGCACCCCGCTTTTCCGGCTTTATGAGGTCGATGACGCGCAAGCTTGGCAGGAACGCCTCGCCCAGCATCACATCTGGACCCGCGTCTTCCCCTATAACCCACGCTGGCTGCGCCTCGGCCTGCCCCCCGCTGACGGCTGGTCGCGGTTGGAGCGGGCGCTGGCATGA
- the cbiB gene encoding adenosylcobinamide-phosphate synthase CbiB — MSTAAVLALAMLLDAALGEPEWLWRRLPHPAVLMGRLIGWGDRRLNHGQARRAKGAALLLALMIGMACLGWVLSLLGPLAEIIIAAILLAQRSLVEHLRAVADGLRQSLPAGRRAVAMIVSRDTGEMPPDAVARSAIESGAENLSDGIIAPAFWFLLGGLPGLLVYKIVNTADSMIGYRTPRYADFGWAAARMDDLLNLAPARLTALLIALPGGVLHHWRDIKSDAALHRSPNAGWPEAAMARAIGVALAGPRSYDGQVQQFPWVHGAGARVIGPQEIDAAITRLWQAWLVMWAIALVLACL; from the coding sequence ATGAGCACGGCGGCGGTTCTTGCGCTGGCCATGCTGCTCGATGCGGCCCTTGGAGAACCGGAATGGCTCTGGCGGCGCTTGCCGCATCCGGCGGTGCTGATGGGGCGATTGATCGGCTGGGGGGATCGGCGGTTGAACCACGGCCAAGCGCGACGCGCGAAGGGCGCGGCACTGCTGCTGGCGCTGATGATCGGGATGGCGTGCCTTGGCTGGGTGCTGAGCCTTCTTGGCCCGCTCGCCGAGATCATCATCGCCGCGATCCTACTTGCGCAACGCTCCCTCGTCGAACACCTCCGCGCTGTGGCTGATGGGCTGCGCCAATCGCTGCCCGCTGGCCGCCGCGCGGTGGCGATGATCGTCAGCCGCGACACTGGCGAGATGCCCCCAGACGCCGTGGCACGCTCGGCCATCGAAAGCGGCGCGGAAAACCTCAGCGATGGCATCATCGCGCCTGCCTTTTGGTTTCTGCTGGGCGGGCTGCCGGGGCTGCTGGTCTATAAAATCGTCAACACCGCCGACAGTATGATCGGCTATCGCACCCCGCGCTACGCCGATTTTGGCTGGGCCGCGGCGCGGATGGATGACCTGCTGAACCTCGCCCCGGCACGGCTGACCGCGCTGCTCATTGCGCTCCCCGGCGGGGTGCTGCACCACTGGCGCGACATCAAGTCCGACGCGGCGCTGCACCGCTCGCCCAACGCCGGTTGGCCGGAAGCCGCCATGGCGCGGGCCATAGGTGTGGCCCTCGCCGGTCCGCGCAGCTATGATGGGCAGGTGCAGCAGTTTCCTTGGGTGCACGGCGCGGGGGCGCGCGTCATCGGACCTCAGGAGATCGATGCGGCCATCACCCGCCTCTGGCAGGCATGGTTGGTGATGTGGGCAATCGCCCTAGTTCTGGCCTGTCTGTGA
- a CDS encoding lytic murein transglycosylase: MRPTFLAATLAALTLPATAFAQTVCGGDFSSFIADAKAEAVANGADPATADRFFAGLRQDPAVLRADQAQGVFQKPFIEFSRHLISNDRINRGRANGEKYDAIFDRVESEYGVSRGVLLAFWAFETDYSAIQGDFNTANALATLAHDCRRPELFRPQLFAALELFERGEFDPATTTGAWAGEIGMVQMLPRDIIENGVDGDGDGEVSLKTSAPDALLSGAKMLQSLGWRAGEPWLAEVTLPQDFDWSQTGLETTKPVSEWQAMGVSPRNGALAEGLTASVLLPQGRGGPAFIAYPNFRVYFEWNQSFTYVMTAAYFATRLEGAQVFDAGNPQPGLSGDAMKTLQRKLQSMGYDVGDVDGILGSGTRAAVRAEQKRLGMPVDGWPTPDLLNQL, encoded by the coding sequence ATGCGCCCCACTTTTCTAGCCGCCACCCTTGCGGCCCTCACCCTTCCCGCCACCGCCTTTGCGCAAACGGTCTGTGGCGGTGATTTCTCCAGCTTTATCGCGGATGCCAAGGCCGAGGCCGTGGCAAATGGTGCCGATCCCGCCACTGCCGATCGGTTTTTTGCAGGTCTGCGCCAAGACCCCGCCGTGCTGCGCGCCGATCAGGCGCAGGGCGTATTCCAAAAGCCCTTCATCGAATTCTCACGGCACCTGATCTCCAACGACCGGATCAACCGAGGCCGTGCCAATGGCGAAAAATACGACGCGATCTTTGACCGGGTTGAATCCGAATATGGCGTCAGCCGTGGCGTGCTGCTGGCCTTCTGGGCGTTTGAGACGGATTACAGCGCGATCCAAGGCGACTTTAACACTGCCAACGCGCTGGCCACGCTGGCGCATGACTGCCGCCGCCCCGAGTTGTTCCGCCCACAGCTTTTCGCGGCATTGGAGCTTTTCGAGCGCGGTGAATTCGACCCCGCCACCACCACCGGCGCTTGGGCCGGAGAAATCGGCATGGTGCAAATGCTGCCCCGCGACATCATCGAAAACGGCGTGGACGGCGACGGCGATGGCGAAGTCTCGCTGAAAACCTCCGCCCCAGATGCGCTGCTGTCGGGTGCGAAAATGCTGCAAAGCCTTGGCTGGCGCGCGGGGGAACCTTGGTTGGCCGAAGTCACCCTGCCGCAGGATTTTGACTGGTCTCAAACCGGGCTGGAGACCACCAAACCCGTCAGCGAATGGCAGGCCATGGGCGTATCCCCGCGAAACGGTGCGCTGGCCGAAGGGCTGACCGCCTCGGTCCTGCTGCCACAAGGGCGCGGCGGGCCAGCCTTCATCGCCTACCCGAATTTTAGGGTCTATTTCGAATGGAACCAGAGCTTTACCTACGTCATGACTGCCGCCTATTTCGCCACGCGGCTGGAAGGCGCACAGGTTTTCGACGCAGGCAATCCGCAACCGGGGCTTAGCGGCGACGCGATGAAGACACTTCAGCGCAAATTGCAGTCCATGGGCTATGACGTGGGCGATGTGGATGGCATCCTCGGCTCTGGCACCCGCGCCGCCGTGCGCGCCGAACAGAAACGACTAGGCATGCCCGTCGATGGCTGGCCCACGCCTGATCTGCTGAACCAACTGTAA
- a CDS encoding rhodanese-like domain-containing protein yields MALKKTAAQMVSEARARIEEIDSIEAIAMLDDENVQFVDLRDPRERERTGFIPGAFHCPRGMLEFWVDPDSPYFKEVFAQDKKFVFHCASGWRSAISVATLQDMGFDAAHLKDGFGGWEKAGGPKEGGPEAGGKAEKP; encoded by the coding sequence ATGGCCCTCAAGAAAACCGCCGCCCAAATGGTCTCTGAGGCCCGTGCCCGGATCGAAGAGATCGACAGCATTGAGGCCATCGCCATGCTGGACGACGAAAACGTGCAATTCGTCGACCTGCGCGATCCCCGCGAACGCGAGCGCACCGGGTTCATCCCCGGTGCGTTCCACTGCCCACGCGGCATGTTGGAGTTTTGGGTCGACCCCGACAGCCCCTACTTCAAAGAGGTCTTTGCCCAAGACAAGAAATTCGTCTTTCACTGCGCCTCGGGCTGGCGCTCGGCCATCTCGGTCGCGACACTGCAAGACATGGGCTTTGACGCGGCGCACCTAAAGGACGGTTTTGGCGGTTGGGAAAAAGCAGGCGGCCCAAAAGAGGGCGGCCCAGAAGCAGGCGGTAAGGCTGAGAAACCCTGA
- a CDS encoding RidA family protein yields the protein MTEIKRHHTNTRMSQIVEHGEVIYLAGQVGTAGADVAQQTQDCLDKVDALLAEVGSDKTRILQSTIWLADMADFAAMNAVWDAWVPEGNAPARACGESKLATPEYLVEVLVIAAKA from the coding sequence ATGACCGAGATCAAACGCCACCACACCAACACCCGCATGAGCCAAATCGTCGAGCATGGCGAAGTGATCTACCTTGCCGGTCAGGTCGGCACGGCAGGTGCGGATGTGGCCCAGCAAACCCAAGATTGCCTTGATAAGGTCGACGCCCTGCTGGCCGAGGTCGGCAGCGACAAGACCCGAATCCTGCAATCGACCATCTGGCTGGCCGACATGGCCGATTTCGCGGCGATGAACGCCGTTTGGGATGCTTGGGTGCCCGAAGGAAACGCCCCCGCCCGCGCCTGTGGCGAATCCAAACTCGCCACGCCGGAATATCTGGTCGAAGTGCTGGTGATCGCGGCCAAAGCCTGA
- the mnmH gene encoding tRNA 2-selenouridine(34) synthase MnmH: protein MTPCTLTALSDLAALDVDTIIDVRAPAEFAEDHLPGAINLPVLSDAERAEVGTIYKQVSPFDARKIGGALVAQNTARHLQTALADKNGGWQPLVYCWRGGQRSGAFSTILDQVGWRVQLLRGGYRSYRRLVVAALYDLPMPHRLMLIEGGTGTAKTRLLHHLAKAGAQVLDLEGLAQHRGSLFGAVDGGQPHQKMFESRLAQALTPLDPAQVTWVEAESSKIGNITLPPALWAAMRAAPRVEIAAPLAARADFLCRAYDDLTTDPALLDDRIDRLRPYHSAETIAAWQTQAHAGDWAMLAEGLIGQHYDPRYAKAASRNPAPIERLTLDRLDDTSLAETAAALNTRFTSGA from the coding sequence ATGACCCCCTGCACCCTCACCGCCCTGTCGGACCTCGCCGCGCTCGACGTTGATACCATCATCGACGTGCGCGCCCCTGCGGAGTTCGCCGAGGACCACCTGCCCGGCGCAATCAATCTGCCCGTGCTGTCGGATGCAGAGCGGGCCGAGGTCGGCACCATCTACAAACAAGTCAGCCCCTTTGACGCCCGCAAGATCGGCGGCGCGCTGGTGGCGCAGAACACCGCCCGGCATTTACAAACGGCACTGGCGGATAAAAACGGCGGCTGGCAACCGCTGGTCTATTGCTGGCGCGGTGGGCAGCGGTCGGGTGCGTTCTCGACAATTCTCGATCAGGTCGGCTGGCGTGTGCAACTTCTGCGCGGCGGCTATCGCAGCTATCGGCGCTTGGTGGTCGCGGCGCTCTACGACTTGCCCATGCCGCACCGGCTGATGTTGATCGAAGGCGGCACCGGCACGGCCAAGACGCGGCTGCTGCACCATCTGGCAAAGGCAGGCGCGCAGGTGCTTGACCTCGAAGGGCTGGCACAACATCGCGGGTCGCTGTTTGGCGCGGTGGACGGCGGCCAACCGCATCAGAAAATGTTTGAATCCCGTCTGGCCCAAGCCCTCACGCCACTCGACCCGGCGCAGGTAACCTGGGTCGAAGCGGAAAGCAGCAAGATCGGTAACATCACCCTGCCCCCCGCCCTCTGGGCCGCGATGCGCGCAGCTCCGCGGGTCGAGATCGCCGCCCCGCTCGCCGCGCGGGCGGATTTTCTCTGTCGGGCCTATGACGACCTGACGACGGACCCTGCTTTGCTGGATGACCGCATCGACAGGCTGCGCCCCTATCACAGCGCAGAGACCATCGCGGCATGGCAGACCCAAGCCCACGCGGGCGATTGGGCCATGCTTGCCGAAGGGCTGATCGGCCAACACTACGACCCGCGCTATGCCAAAGCCGCCAGCCGCAATCCCGCGCCGATAGAGCGGCTGACGCTCGACAGACTCGACGATACCTCCTTGGCCGAGACCGCCGCCGCGCTGAACACCCGGTTTACGTCAGGCGCATAG
- the selD gene encoding selenide, water dikinase SelD gives MQSDLPLTRDLVLVGGGHAHALVLRKWGMDPLPGARLTVINPGPTAPYTGMLPGHIAGHYGRDELEIDLMRLCRHAGARLILGAATGIDRAAREITVKGHGAVAYDVASIDIGITAKMDLLGFADHAVGAKPLDVYAARWREFLAAVKAGEQPPEVAVIGGGVAGCELAMAMAFALRQAGVQPAVTVVEHGPQLSGMAPRTEAMVRRRMVDLGVGLTLNAKVARITDRAVILDGAAPIPAALCVGAAGAVPHGWLAQTDLPLHQGFIRVGADLGVVDDAALFAVGDCAHMEATPRPKAGVFAVRAAPVLHDNLRAALSGGARRAFKPQKHYLKLISLGGKSAVAERNGLALGGALLWQWKDRIDRKFMGGLDDLPAMKTDALTGPVASGVQEALAGKPLCGGCGAKVGGAVLGDLLAEVQPPVAGDVVTGAGDDAAVLRQPGGGFQVMSTDHLRGFIEDPALMTRIAAVHALGDVWAMGAKPQVALSSIILPRMSPALQARTLREIAAAAQDVMAAAGAQIVGGHTTMGAELTIGFTVTGTREDMPIGVGGAQPGDVLMLTRPIGSGVILAGHMAGSAPGRVVAKALGLMATPQAREASILGGAHAMTDVTGFGLAGHVQAICRASGLAAELWGAAVPLYPGAQALSDRGVASSLLPVNQADAPIEAAGPVNPLFHDPQTAGGLLAALPKGAAEAAQARLEAEGLTGHIIGRLEAGAPSMRLT, from the coding sequence GTGCAAAGCGATCTGCCCCTGACGCGAGATCTGGTGCTGGTAGGCGGCGGGCACGCCCATGCGCTGGTGCTGCGCAAATGGGGGATGGACCCGCTGCCCGGTGCGCGGCTGACGGTCATCAACCCCGGTCCCACCGCGCCCTATACCGGCATGCTGCCCGGTCATATCGCCGGGCACTACGGGCGGGATGAATTGGAGATTGACCTGATGCGCCTGTGCCGCCACGCCGGGGCGCGGCTGATCCTTGGGGCGGCGACGGGGATTGACCGGGCGGCACGCGAGATCACGGTTAAAGGGCATGGAGCCGTCGCCTATGACGTGGCCTCGATCGACATCGGCATCACGGCCAAGATGGACCTGCTGGGGTTTGCTGACCACGCTGTCGGGGCCAAACCACTTGATGTCTACGCCGCGCGCTGGCGTGAGTTTCTGGCAGCGGTGAAGGCGGGCGAACAGCCGCCCGAGGTGGCGGTGATTGGCGGCGGTGTGGCGGGTTGTGAGCTTGCCATGGCGATGGCTTTTGCGCTGCGCCAAGCGGGTGTGCAGCCTGCCGTGACGGTGGTGGAACACGGGCCACAGCTTTCCGGCATGGCCCCTCGGACCGAGGCGATGGTTCGACGCCGCATGGTGGACTTGGGGGTAGGTCTCACGCTGAATGCCAAAGTGGCGCGGATCACCGATAGGGCGGTCATCTTGGACGGGGCCGCGCCGATACCAGCCGCGCTTTGTGTGGGCGCTGCGGGGGCGGTGCCGCATGGCTGGCTCGCGCAGACTGATCTGCCGCTTCATCAGGGGTTCATCCGTGTCGGCGCGGATCTGGGGGTGGTGGATGATGCGGCACTCTTTGCCGTGGGCGACTGTGCGCATATGGAGGCCACGCCGCGCCCCAAGGCCGGGGTTTTTGCCGTGCGGGCAGCGCCGGTGCTGCATGATAACCTGCGCGCTGCGCTGAGTGGTGGTGCGCGGCGGGCGTTCAAACCGCAGAAACATTACCTCAAGCTGATCTCGCTGGGCGGGAAATCCGCTGTGGCCGAGCGGAACGGGCTGGCCCTTGGCGGGGCGCTGCTTTGGCAGTGGAAGGACCGCATTGATCGCAAGTTCATGGGCGGGCTCGATGACCTCCCCGCGATGAAGACCGATGCGCTGACGGGCCCGGTGGCCTCGGGCGTGCAGGAGGCGCTGGCGGGCAAGCCGCTCTGTGGTGGATGCGGGGCGAAGGTGGGCGGCGCGGTGCTGGGAGACCTTTTGGCCGAAGTGCAACCGCCGGTCGCCGGCGATGTCGTTACCGGGGCGGGGGATGATGCGGCGGTGCTGCGCCAACCGGGCGGTGGTTTTCAGGTGATGAGCACGGATCACCTGCGCGGCTTCATCGAAGACCCGGCGCTGATGACGCGGATCGCAGCGGTCCACGCCTTGGGCGATGTCTGGGCCATGGGGGCCAAGCCGCAGGTGGCGCTGAGTTCGATCATCCTGCCGCGCATGTCGCCCGCATTGCAGGCCCGCACGTTGCGAGAGATCGCGGCGGCCGCGCAAGATGTAATGGCGGCGGCAGGGGCGCAGATTGTCGGCGGCCACACCACCATGGGCGCGGAACTGACTATCGGGTTTACGGTCACCGGCACGCGGGAGGACATGCCCATCGGTGTCGGCGGCGCGCAGCCGGGGGATGTGTTGATGCTGACCCGGCCCATCGGGTCTGGCGTGATCCTTGCCGGGCATATGGCAGGCAGTGCGCCGGGGCGGGTGGTGGCCAAAGCGCTCGGGCTCATGGCGACACCGCAGGCGCGGGAGGCGTCGATTTTGGGTGGTGCCCATGCGATGACTGATGTGACCGGCTTTGGCTTGGCGGGCCATGTGCAGGCGATTTGCCGCGCCTCGGGGCTGGCGGCAGAACTTTGGGGCGCGGCGGTCCCGCTCTATCCCGGCGCGCAGGCGCTGTCGGATCGGGGGGTGGCATCGTCGCTGTTGCCGGTCAATCAGGCGGATGCTCCGATAGAGGCCGCAGGCCCGGTGAACCCACTTTTTCACGACCCACAGACCGCTGGGGGGCTGCTGGCGGCCTTGCCAAAGGGAGCGGCGGAAGCGGCGCAGGCGCGGTTGGAGGCCGAAGGCTTGACGGGCCATATCATCGGACGGCTGGAGGCCGGTGCGCCCTCTATGCGCCTGACGTAA